From a single Mobula birostris isolate sMobBir1 chromosome 13, sMobBir1.hap1, whole genome shotgun sequence genomic region:
- the LOC140207462 gene encoding probable G-protein coupled receptor 139, with the protein MLEAFYSMRKIYYMIIFIIGVPVNLVAIVILSRGKCGLSKCTTRYLVAMATADILTIIFEVILWRVSYYYFPGTFLDITPVCSVISTLGVAATDCSVWFTVTFTFDRFVAICCQKRKAKYCTGKTAAVVLITIGVLLCFKNVPYFFRYRPVKVIDNIPWDCIIKPIYYTHPGWVGYDWLATVLMPLLPFVLILMLNALTVRHILVTSRVRKGLRGQSKAENRSDPEMESRRRSVILLLTISGSFVILWSVKFAEFLYYTVAVLNQNNYNDSEYIFQHSGEMLMLLSCCTNTFIYGVTQSRFREQFIRAAKYPLTSIILLINKQNI; encoded by the exons ATGCTTGAAGCATTTTACAGCATGAGAAAAATATATTACATGATCATTTTCATTATTGGTGTTCCTG tgaatttagtggcgattgtgatcctgtcccggggaaagtgcggactctccaagtgcaccactcgctacctggtggccatggcaacggCGGATATACTGACCATCATCTTTGAggtgatattgtggcgggtcagttattattacttccccgggacCTTCCTGGACATCACTCCGGTGTGCAGTGTGATCTCTACTCTGGGAGTagcagccacagactgttctgtctggttcactgtcacttttacgtttgatcggtttgtcgccatctgtTGCCAGAAACGGAAAGCaaagtattgcaccgggaaaactgcggctgtggttctgataACAATCGGCGTTCTGctctgttttaaaaatgtgcCCTACTTCTTTCGATATCGTCCTGTGAAAGTGATTGacaatataccctgggactgtattATAAAGCCGATCTACTATACGCATCCCGGCTGGGTGGGATATGACTGGCTCGCTACCGTTCTTATGCCATTACTCCCATTCGTGTTAATACTgatgctcaacgctctgacagtcaggcacattttagtgactagtcgcgtccgtaaggggctgaggggtcagagcaaggcggagaaccgcagtgacccggagatggagagcaggaggaggtctgtgatcttacttctcaccatctccggaagcttcgtCATCCTGTGGTCGGTAAAATTTGCCGAATTCCTTTATTACACAGTTGCCGTTTTGAATCAAAATAATTACAACGATTCggaatacattttccaacactctgGAGAGATGCTGATGctattaagttgctgcacaaacacgtttatttatggggtaactcagtccaggttcagagagcagttcatccGCGCAGCGAAATACCCGCTCACGTCAATTATTCTACTCATTAATAAACAAAATATCTAA